One window of Streptomyces sp. SUK 48 genomic DNA carries:
- a CDS encoding dihydrofolate reductase family protein, whose translation MRKLIYGMNLTLDGYIAAADDDIGWSGPPSHELFQWWLDHEQASGLSLYGRKLWETMSSYWPTGDQHPDATPAEIEFARNWRDTPKVVFSSTIRKADWNTRLVTGDAIAEITRLKAEDGGPMNIGGATLAGAAMRAGLIDEYVIAVHPVLVGAGTPFFTALDSWVNLNLVETRTFPDGVVLTRYETRH comes from the coding sequence GTGCGGAAACTGATCTACGGCATGAACCTGACGCTGGACGGCTACATCGCCGCGGCCGACGACGACATCGGCTGGAGCGGACCGCCGAGCCACGAGCTCTTCCAGTGGTGGCTCGACCACGAACAGGCGAGTGGCCTGTCCCTGTACGGGCGCAAGCTCTGGGAAACGATGAGCTCCTACTGGCCGACCGGCGACCAGCACCCCGACGCCACTCCTGCCGAGATCGAGTTCGCCCGCAACTGGCGGGACACTCCGAAGGTGGTGTTCTCCTCGACGATCAGGAAGGCCGACTGGAACACCCGCCTGGTCACCGGCGACGCGATCGCCGAGATCACCCGGCTCAAGGCCGAGGACGGCGGGCCGATGAACATCGGCGGCGCAACCCTCGCGGGGGCGGCCATGCGCGCCGGGCTGATCGACGAATACGTGATCGCCGTCCATCCGGTGCTGGTGGGCGCCGGCACGCCGTTCTTCACCGCGCTGGACAGCTGGGTGAACCTGAACCTGGTGGAGACGCGGACCTTCCCCGACGGCGTGGTCCTGACGAGATACGAAACGAGGCACTGA
- a CDS encoding collagenase: MRSRSLLPRIMAAGLAAGGLVAGLMTAQATAAPGATGPVPSPAASAPSVAVQAARQHGKATPTGPETGRSQATATQAKPLPAKLRGQPAALGSATPPKPHLPGHTTLNAAGVTCTTADFADRSGGDLVSYIKTVNWSSCINPLFNLTGTDAHAVFNQSQMLAVANGVASAAGSYTGDDSGGLYELMYFMRAGYYVQYGDPQDVGTYDSSLRTAVEKGFDALFAGDHANDVSAGNGGVLEQAFVLTDSAQVQADYLDVYSRYLNAYDSGAWDAVPEMDRALNAIYTPLWRGPGLPDFVTAITAAPGIADTLYDFTLDHRDLLGGDNDVLDSNAGNDLANFIQIPALHSKIRPLIKGLLDGSSITGATDNLWVHVAYRAGIGDPGQCSYYGVCDLTKQLTAAALPISYPCGNFTIMAQALTATEQTDVCTSLTHETTFYQNQVKTAVPIPGEYFDLKMVIFGSKTDYATYSWAIFGNDTDNGGETLTGTPTDPDNIAYSILYQWPVDNGFTANAWNLNHEFAHILQSVYDMKGDFGTQVTVPDVWWIEGQAEYVSYTYRNVTDDGAITEAAKHTYKLSQLFQNTYAIDDETRTYPWGYLAVRYMTEKHPDRIQAMLAKMRTGDYQGAYAVYNSIGTGYDADFDAWLDTLTGGSGNGGGSVTACADSNTQAMDRNCYRSGQSRVAGDTDYFWIYLPVGTTTLKVTTSGGSGNVDLYYDPTTWAGPSAYTKKSTGSGTTENITVTNTEAGYRYISLYAVTDFNGVTLTTSY, translated from the coding sequence ATGCGTTCTCGATCACTCCTGCCCAGAATCATGGCCGCCGGGCTGGCGGCAGGAGGGCTTGTCGCGGGGCTCATGACCGCCCAGGCCACCGCGGCCCCCGGTGCCACGGGGCCGGTCCCGTCACCGGCCGCCTCGGCGCCCTCCGTGGCCGTGCAGGCGGCCAGGCAGCACGGAAAGGCGACGCCGACCGGACCGGAGACCGGTCGGTCCCAGGCCACGGCCACGCAGGCGAAGCCGCTGCCCGCGAAGCTGCGCGGGCAGCCGGCCGCCCTGGGTTCGGCGACGCCGCCGAAGCCACATCTGCCAGGTCACACGACGCTCAATGCGGCCGGTGTCACGTGCACCACAGCGGACTTCGCGGACCGGTCCGGCGGCGACCTGGTGTCGTACATCAAGACGGTGAACTGGAGCTCCTGTATCAATCCGCTGTTCAACCTGACCGGTACGGACGCGCACGCCGTTTTCAACCAGTCGCAGATGCTCGCGGTGGCGAACGGCGTCGCGAGCGCGGCCGGCTCCTACACCGGTGACGACTCCGGCGGTCTGTACGAGCTGATGTACTTCATGCGGGCCGGCTATTACGTGCAGTACGGCGACCCCCAGGACGTCGGCACCTACGACTCCTCGCTGCGCACCGCCGTCGAGAAGGGGTTCGACGCGCTGTTCGCCGGCGACCACGCGAACGACGTCAGCGCGGGCAACGGAGGCGTGCTGGAGCAGGCGTTCGTCCTCACCGACAGCGCGCAGGTGCAGGCCGACTACCTGGACGTCTACTCCCGGTATCTCAACGCCTACGACAGCGGCGCCTGGGACGCCGTCCCGGAAATGGACCGGGCGCTGAACGCGATCTACACGCCGCTGTGGCGCGGCCCGGGGCTCCCGGACTTCGTCACCGCGATCACCGCCGCCCCCGGCATCGCCGACACCCTCTACGACTTCACCCTCGACCACCGCGACCTGCTCGGCGGGGACAACGACGTCCTCGACTCCAACGCGGGGAACGACCTCGCCAACTTCATCCAGATCCCGGCCCTGCACAGCAAGATCCGCCCGCTCATCAAGGGTCTGCTGGACGGCTCGTCCATCACCGGTGCCACGGACAACCTGTGGGTGCACGTCGCGTACAGGGCCGGCATCGGAGATCCTGGCCAGTGCTCCTACTACGGGGTCTGTGACCTGACGAAGCAGCTCACCGCGGCCGCGCTGCCGATCAGTTACCCCTGTGGCAACTTCACCATCATGGCTCAGGCGCTCACAGCGACGGAGCAGACCGACGTCTGCACGAGCCTCACGCACGAGACGACGTTCTACCAGAACCAGGTCAAGACCGCCGTGCCGATCCCCGGTGAGTACTTCGACCTGAAGATGGTCATCTTCGGGAGCAAAACCGACTACGCGACGTACTCGTGGGCGATCTTCGGCAACGACACCGACAACGGCGGCGAGACGCTCACCGGCACACCCACCGACCCCGACAACATCGCCTACTCCATCCTTTACCAGTGGCCGGTCGACAACGGCTTCACGGCCAACGCGTGGAACCTCAACCACGAGTTCGCCCACATCCTTCAGTCCGTCTACGACATGAAGGGCGACTTCGGCACCCAGGTCACGGTGCCGGACGTCTGGTGGATAGAGGGCCAGGCAGAGTACGTCTCCTACACTTACCGCAACGTCACCGACGACGGCGCGATCACCGAGGCGGCCAAGCACACGTACAAGCTGAGCCAGCTGTTCCAGAACACCTACGCGATCGACGACGAGACGCGCACCTACCCGTGGGGCTACCTAGCCGTCCGATACATGACAGAGAAGCACCCGGACCGGATCCAGGCGATGCTGGCCAAGATGCGGACCGGGGACTACCAGGGCGCCTACGCCGTCTACAACAGCATCGGCACCGGCTACGACGCCGACTTCGACGCGTGGCTCGACACCCTGACCGGCGGGAGCGGCAACGGCGGCGGCTCGGTCACGGCATGCGCCGACTCCAACACCCAGGCCATGGACCGTAACTGCTACCGCTCCGGCCAGTCCAGGGTGGCGGGTGACACCGACTACTTCTGGATCTACCTGCCGGTCGGCACCACCACCCTGAAGGTCACCACCAGCGGCGGCAGCGGCAACGTCGACCTCTACTACGACCCGACGACATGGGCCGGCCCGTCCGCCTACACGAAGAAGTCCACCGGCTCCGGCACTACCGAGAACATCACCGTCACCAACACCGAGGCGGGATACCGGTACATCAGCCTCTACGCGGTGACCGACTTCAACGGCGTCACGCTCACCACCTCGTACTGA
- a CDS encoding SRPBCC family protein gives MSASLVETVDLQAPVSVAWALWSDVTRWPKFLSHVARVDKLDGQRFAWKLELPGADKAFVAELTEVIPEDRIAWRTVEGVDHAGVVTFHRLSDTTSRVTLQIEYDPKGFIEHLGALTNLDSTLANYDLGEFQKLAEATTSS, from the coding sequence ATGTCTGCGTCGCTGGTGGAAACCGTTGATCTCCAGGCTCCTGTTTCCGTCGCCTGGGCGCTGTGGAGCGATGTGACCCGGTGGCCGAAGTTCCTGAGCCATGTGGCCAGGGTGGACAAGCTGGACGGGCAGCGCTTCGCCTGGAAGCTGGAACTGCCCGGAGCTGACAAGGCATTCGTCGCGGAGCTCACCGAGGTGATCCCCGAAGACCGCATCGCCTGGCGCACCGTCGAAGGTGTCGATCACGCCGGAGTGGTCACCTTCCACCGCCTGAGCGACACGACAAGCCGTGTCACCCTGCAGATCGAGTACGACCCGAAGGGATTCATCGAACATCTCGGCGCCCTGACCAATCTCGATTCGACGCTCGCCAACTACGATCTCGGCGAATTCCAGAAGCTTGCTGAGGCAACCACCTCCTCCTGA